The Candidatus Methanoperedens sp. sequence CCTGACTTTTCTTTAGCTGAAAGTTCAGAAATAGGCTTGATCAACATTACATGCTGATTTCAGGCTGGAATTAGATAAAGATTGTTATTCAAGATAGCATCATAATGAATCATTATTGTAATAATTTTTATAATTTTTGAACAGCGATAATTTTATATAGCGATAAAATCAACTAACTTATTGTGGTTTCCGAGAGGTGTGTCTATGCATAAGTTAGGTGGTATTAAGTTTTGTACAGATATCAATTCGCCCGAAGTGTTGCTTACCCTTCTCATGCCTTTGGTCTTCATTTATTATTCTTTGATTAAGGGTATCGAATCTGGAAATGCAATAACTTATAGCTTGATTTTGGGGGCTAGTATATATTTAGCTATTACATTTTTGAAAAACGTAGTGGCATGGTATTTGGATTCGGAGCAAGCATCCCAAATCAATAAATGTGGAATTGAGAACTAAAAGCGGTTTTTTTTATTTAAGGTGAAAAAATGCCGATTATACTTGAAGGTGCTATAACAATAGCTGGTGTTGCTCTTCTAGCATTAACATTTCAGATATTATTTCACAGCAGAGGAGAATCCGCTAAAGGAATACAAACAACTGATTTAATGATTAGAAACATCTGTGATCGACTAAATCAAAGCGAACAAACCCGTGATGATGATATACTGGAATTAATATGTAAATTGCGCAGAAGAAAAGCGCATATGCAAAAAGATATTCAAAACTTTTTTGCTTTATTTGTAGTGGCGTCTGCAAGTCTTATTATTATAGGTGTATCTGGCTATCTAGGACTAGATGAAAGTAATGTGCTCTTAATCAAAACGGTTGCCATATGGTTATTTCTTTTTTGTTTTGTATATGGTATTTTCTTTATTTATAGGCTATATCTTGAATTGCATAAAATCGATATGGAAAGCAAGACAACATGATAAAGCCCTATGTAATAATCTGTTAAGCAAATTCACCGTTTTGGGCAATCCAGCAACCTAAACAGACGAATTTTGACAGCAATTCTAATCAGACGCAGACTTGACAGAACCTTATTCCAGGCTTTTAGTCGTCAGAATGAAAACTATTAATACGGATTGAAATATTAAGTGAATGCCCCACTTCGGTTTGCGCCGGTAGTGTAGTGGTTATCACTGAGCGTTGCCAACGCTTAAACTCGGGTTCGAGTCCCGACCGGCGCATAAACCCCGTACATGCGCTTACCTCCGAAGGGCTATTCTTGCGCGGTCGTGCGCACATTCGCTTTTGCGTGCTCACTTTAGGGCGGGGGCGCAATCCTCATTATTGCTTTGATGGCTCTATCTCGGCTCATATACAATAATTGACCGTTAATATTGGGAAATGGTTTTTTATGAGAGGTGTATAATATCTTAATTCAAGAGAAACTAATAGGTATCAAATCGTTAAAAGAAGTTAAATTGTTGAGTTAAGGAGCTTATATGAACATAGGAAATATATTGAAGGCTTTTGATATTAATTTCGATTATGAAAATGTAAAGATAATAAGACATGTAATAAAAGAAGATAGTGAGTTGGAATTAATTAGAAATGGAATGTTTGATGTATATCAATCAATTCAAAGAAATCCTGTTTTTAATGGATGTGATGCTATTATTTCTTTTCTTGTCGATGAGTATTCGAAAAAGACAATATTCAAAGGTATATATGAAGTAAAAGGCAAAAAGAAGTATGAACTTACTGATGTAGTGAAGGAATGCAGTGATGTTTGGAAACCAGATGGAAAAAGGATATTCTACACACTTGAAAAAACAAAATATCTTGAAAGCCTTACCGATAGGTTAGTAATTGATTGGGGAGGAGGTGAAAGAAAGTGGCATCAATGGTATATAAAGAAAAAAGAGAAAGGAGAGAAAGGAGAGAAAAAAATTGTTGAGATTCTTCCAAAAGGATTTTTTACGAGATTTCCTGGATTCTTAGATTTTTCCCTTAAATGGCATGATCTAGAGCAAATAATAAAAAACGAAGAGGCTCACCAAGATTGGTATCATGCTTTATCTAAAGTAAAGGGTGTATATTTAATAACCGATGAAACAGATGGAAAACAATATATTGGTTCGGCTTATAATGAAAAGGGTATATGGGGACGTTGGAAAAATTATATAGAAACAAAAGATGGAGGAAACAAGAAATTAATTGAAATATTAAAAGCTAACCCAGAAAAGTATAATTCTTTTAGATTTTCTATCCTAGAAATACTTCTATATAGTTCTACAAAAGATGATGTTATACATCGGGAAAAGAGAGCAAAAGAAAAATTAGGAACAAGATCATTTGGTCTAAATTTAAATTGACTAAACAGGGGGTTATTATGATATATTATATCCTGACAAAATTACCAACAAAAAAGTTAATGCAATGAAAGTATATGCGAAATATAGCTTGTTTTTAGGTTCAATCAATTAAGATGTGCAACACATCAGGATAACTATCAATACGAATTGAAACGTCTTTTTCTTTGGATATATCACCAGAAGCAATATATATTTGAATAGATATATAAGTTGAGAGAATATGTTTAATGTTTTCAATATAGAGAGAAGCGAATCTGAAATAAGAGATTTGAAGAGATTCTGGAATGAACTTAGTTATAAGGATAGGGATAATTCAATAGGTCATGCGTCTATATTTATAGGTGATTATCCCTCCAGCCTTCCATTATCACTTATTCCCAAACTTGGAGATATTCCAGGAGATATAAAAACAAGAAGAGATAAGGTTATGGAGGAGATTGAGAAATTGAAAATTTTGAATTCAAAATCAAAATGGAAGTATATGCTGAAACTTGTGCCTGAACCCTATAAACCCAATCTTCTTGGATGTATATTTAAATATTTATCATTATCTAAAAACGATGAAACTAAATTAATTGATTATTTAGGTATAACGGATTTTGATGAATATAATGACATATACGATTTTTGTTCAAATCTTTTTTCCCAACGCACAAGTGCAATGTCTTCCGCATTTAGGAACTACTTAGGAAAGCAATAGATCAATCATCAGGAATATATTGTATATTGGAATAAATACGTTTATAATTTCCTATGCGTGCACAAATCCTAAAGATTATTCTCGTCCGCAAACTTCATAAGCGCCTCTCCCAGCGCTCTTACATACTTCGGGTTAAGATTGAACCTTCCGCGCTTCTGCCCGCTTCTTTCCTTGGCTATCTCCACATACTCCTTCCCTTCCTCAAACCTGTCGCTTTTCGCAAGTGTGATGGTCATAAACCAGCCGGAGCTCATTTTTATTTCCATAAAACCTTTTTCGTCGCTCATAGAATCTCCACGCTTCCTACAATCGCATCCACTAAAACCTTATCCCCGGTCTTTATCGCAGCAAGAGGGTTCTTTTCCACCCTGTCCACAAGCGGGATATCGGAGATGATGGCGCCCACTGCAACAATGGGCTCGGCTTTGATATTTATCATGGCGCAGGGAGAAGCGCCGTTCTTCTTGAGCTGGTAAATCGCATACGAGCCCACAGTCGAACCTTTCCCGCCCGGAAATACAAGCACTTTTCCTTTTATGCTCTTTCCAGCAAGTTCATGCCCTTTTTCAATCACAATGCCGGTTTTCGTATCTATGCTGCCAAGGAATGAAATAGGCTGGGTGGTAACGAGAGCTTCACCTTGCGCTTTTCCGCGGGAGACTGTGTGGGCTTTTAGTTTAATCATTAAATCCGCCTAAATATCGAAGGCAGGCATAACTTTAAGCAATTACTGCCGATGCCCCCGAAATCGGTATCGTCACATGCACAGCATCATAATCCACAGTCGGCTTCTTAGCTCTCTTAGCTTTCTTTTCATCCTCAAAATCCACAAATCCCAGCCCTTTAAGGTATGTAAGGTCGTGGATAACATTCCTTCGATCCCTGCCCAGAAGAACAGCAAGTTCGCTTATAGACTGCGGTTCGGATTCGCGTATTGTCTGGAGTATTTTCACACGTTCCGGTGTAAGGATGCTGTTGAGGTCATTGATGGAACTCACGACTATCTGGCGCGGCTGAGGTTTTAGTTTACCTTTATGAGCCTGTTCGAATAAATCATTCAATCCTTTGAAGTATTCCTCTTTTGGAATAATGATGACT is a genomic window containing:
- a CDS encoding GIY-YIG nuclease family protein; the encoded protein is MNIGNILKAFDINFDYENVKIIRHVIKEDSELELIRNGMFDVYQSIQRNPVFNGCDAIISFLVDEYSKKTIFKGIYEVKGKKKYELTDVVKECSDVWKPDGKRIFYTLEKTKYLESLTDRLVIDWGGGERKWHQWYIKKKEKGEKGEKKIVEILPKGFFTRFPGFLDFSLKWHDLEQIIKNEEAHQDWYHALSKVKGVYLITDETDGKQYIGSAYNEKGIWGRWKNYIETKDGGNKKLIEILKANPEKYNSFRFSILEILLYSSTKDDVIHREKRAKEKLGTRSFGLNLN
- a CDS encoding DUF126 domain-containing protein gives rise to the protein MIKLKAHTVSRGKAQGEALVTTQPISFLGSIDTKTGIVIEKGHELAGKSIKGKVLVFPGGKGSTVGSYAIYQLKKNGASPCAMINIKAEPIVAVGAIISDIPLVDRVEKNPLAAIKTGDKVLVDAIVGSVEIL
- a CDS encoding ArsR family transcriptional regulator, which encodes MKLKEDQRAKLSGTLKAQYVEVIIIPKEEYFKGLNDLFEQAHKGKLKPQPRQIVVSSINDLNSILTPERVKILQTIRESEPQSISELAVLLGRDRRNVIHDLTYLKGLGFVDFEDEKKAKRAKKPTVDYDAVHVTIPISGASAVIA